In one window of Alphaproteobacteria bacterium DNA:
- a CDS encoding PQQ-binding-like beta-propeller repeat protein: protein LDWRRTVGEGESDDNLILSSPVVADGRVFLLDAESTVVAVSLAEGSPAWRRELIPEDEEDEASLGGGVAYANGVVYATTAYGQVVALSASEGRDVWSFEIGVPLRAAPAVADGRVFVTTFDNRLFALDAGNGSLLWTHEGISESAGLLGSAVPAVSGDLVVASYSSGEVVALRVENGRLAWSDSLVFRGRLGSRTDLSDIDADPVIDRGLVIVISQSGRLVAINLRSGLRDWEREVPSAQTPWVAGDFIFVVTTDAQIACLRRRDGGIRWVTGLPRYTNPEEREGSIVWSGPVLAGDRLVVVGSEGDAVAISPYTGEVLGRQLLPEGVRVSPVVADRTLYLLTTGADLLALR from the coding sequence TCTGGACTGGCGGCGGACGGTCGGTGAGGGTGAGAGCGACGACAATTTGATTCTCTCGTCGCCGGTCGTCGCCGACGGGCGCGTTTTTTTGCTTGATGCGGAATCGACGGTGGTTGCGGTGTCGCTGGCTGAGGGTTCGCCCGCCTGGCGGCGCGAGCTGATTCCCGAAGATGAGGAAGACGAAGCGAGCCTCGGTGGCGGTGTTGCCTATGCCAACGGCGTGGTCTATGCCACCACGGCGTACGGACAAGTGGTCGCGCTCAGTGCCAGCGAGGGCAGAGACGTCTGGTCATTCGAGATCGGCGTGCCGCTGCGTGCCGCGCCCGCGGTTGCCGATGGCCGCGTCTTCGTGACGACCTTCGACAATCGTCTCTTCGCGCTCGATGCTGGCAATGGCAGCTTGTTATGGACCCATGAAGGCATTAGCGAATCTGCTGGCTTGCTGGGCAGTGCTGTGCCTGCGGTAAGCGGCGATCTGGTAGTTGCCTCCTATTCCTCCGGCGAAGTTGTAGCGCTACGCGTTGAGAACGGCCGGCTGGCTTGGTCCGATTCGCTCGTCTTCCGGGGACGCTTAGGATCGCGTACCGATCTCAGCGATATCGATGCCGATCCGGTGATCGACCGTGGCCTAGTCATCGTAATCAGCCAAAGTGGCCGGCTGGTGGCGATCAACTTGCGGTCGGGTCTGCGCGATTGGGAGCGCGAGGTGCCGAGTGCGCAAACCCCCTGGGTGGCCGGTGACTTCATCTTTGTTGTCACCACGGATGCGCAGATCGCCTGTCTGCGGCGGAGAGACGGGGGAATTCGCTGGGTTACCGGGCTGCCACGCTACACTAATCCGGAGGAGCGCGAGGGCTCGATTGTCTGGAGCGGTCCGGTGCTGGCCGGCGACCGACTGGTCGTGGTCGGTAGTGAGGGTGATGCCGTGGCAATCTCGCCCTATACCGGCGAAGTGCTCGGGCGCCAGCTCCTGCCGGAGGGGGTGCGCGTGTCGCCTGTGGTGGCGGATCGCACGCTCTATCTGCTCACCACGGGGGCCGATCTGCTGGCGCTACGTTAG
- the der gene encoding ribosome biogenesis GTPase Der, with protein MTVTVAIVGRPNVGKSTLFNRLVGRHAALVNDRSGVTRDWREGEASLGPARFRVIDTAGLENADAESLEGRMLVSTETVLGEVDLVLMVTDARAGLTSHDRHFADWLRRHDKPVRLLVNKVEGKAAEASVAEAWALGLGEPVAISAEHGEGLGELYEALVGALPVLEVDAAEAEDDGGEGPLRIAVVGRPNVGKSTLINRLLGGERLLVGPEAGITRDAIEIPWRWQDRDVVLVDTAGMRRRARVVEALERLSVADSLRAVRVCHVAMLVVDVMRQLERQDLSIASTIANEGRALLIAANKWDLVEHPDIVRRQLAEQVEAALPQLRGLRAVPISARTGDGLDSLVKTAFAAREVWARRLPTAKLNQWLEEVLAHHPPPMDKGKRVKMRYLTQVSARPPTFALFVNRPKGVSESYRRYLVNELRAAFYLTGTPIRLHFRAGKNPYVTAP; from the coding sequence ATGACGGTTACCGTTGCCATTGTCGGTCGGCCAAATGTGGGCAAGTCCACCCTTTTCAATCGCCTCGTCGGACGCCATGCGGCCTTGGTTAATGACCGGTCGGGGGTGACACGTGACTGGCGCGAGGGTGAGGCGAGTCTGGGTCCGGCACGGTTTCGCGTCATTGATACGGCGGGCCTCGAAAACGCCGACGCAGAGAGCCTAGAGGGGCGCATGCTGGTCAGCACCGAGACCGTGCTGGGCGAGGTCGACCTGGTGCTGATGGTGACCGATGCCCGTGCCGGACTGACCTCGCATGATCGCCACTTCGCCGATTGGCTGCGCCGCCACGACAAGCCGGTACGGCTGCTGGTCAACAAGGTTGAAGGCAAGGCGGCCGAGGCGAGTGTCGCTGAGGCGTGGGCACTCGGGCTTGGCGAGCCGGTAGCGATCTCGGCCGAACACGGCGAGGGCCTAGGCGAGCTTTACGAGGCTCTAGTTGGGGCCTTGCCTGTGCTTGAGGTGGACGCGGCCGAGGCGGAAGACGATGGCGGGGAAGGACCCCTGCGCATCGCTGTGGTCGGCCGGCCGAATGTCGGTAAATCAACGCTGATCAATCGCTTGCTCGGTGGCGAGCGGCTGCTGGTCGGGCCGGAAGCTGGCATCACCCGTGATGCGATCGAGATACCCTGGCGTTGGCAGGACCGCGATGTGGTGCTGGTCGATACTGCGGGTATGCGTCGGCGTGCCCGTGTCGTCGAGGCCTTGGAGCGGCTCTCGGTCGCCGATTCCCTGCGCGCCGTTCGGGTCTGCCATGTCGCCATGCTTGTGGTCGATGTGATGCGCCAGCTTGAGCGGCAAGACCTATCGATTGCCTCGACCATCGCTAATGAAGGGCGGGCGCTACTTATTGCCGCCAACAAGTGGGATCTCGTTGAGCACCCCGATATTGTCCGCCGCCAGCTCGCTGAACAGGTCGAGGCCGCCCTGCCGCAATTGCGTGGTCTGCGCGCGGTGCCGATATCGGCTCGTACCGGTGATGGACTCGATAGCCTCGTCAAGACCGCGTTCGCGGCGCGCGAGGTTTGGGCCAGGCGGCTGCCTACCGCCAAGCTCAATCAATGGCTGGAGGAAGTGCTAGCCCATCACCCGCCGCCCATGGATAAGGGCAAGCGGGTAAAGATGCGATACCTGACCCAGGTTTCAGCCCGTCCGCCGACCTTCGCACTGTTCGTCAACCGCCCCAAAGGCGTGTCCGAGTCCTATCGCCGCTATCTCGTGAACGAGCTACGTGCCGCCTTCTATCTCACCGGGACGCCGATCCGCCTACATTTTCGCGCCGGCAAAAACCCTTACGTCACTGCGCCTTGA
- a CDS encoding SDR family NAD(P)-dependent oxidoreductase: MPGFDGRIVLITGASRGIGAAVAERFAVEGAHVIAVARDDKGLTTLDERIRAVSGCAPTLVPLDITNGEAVDRLGGTIAERYGHLDVLVGNAALLGDLSPLSHIEPRAWDRVLEVDLSANWRLIRATDALLRAANAGRAIFVTSGVASRPRAYWGAYAVAKAGLEALVRIYAAEVAKSKVRVNALDPGKVRTAMRAKAMPGEDPETLLTPDAVTDAFLALAGPDCEHNGDVVKAQ; this comes from the coding sequence TTGCCAGGCTTTGACGGACGCATCGTCTTGATTACCGGCGCCTCACGCGGCATCGGCGCGGCGGTGGCAGAGCGCTTCGCTGTAGAAGGCGCCCATGTTATCGCCGTAGCGCGGGACGACAAAGGACTGACGACCCTCGACGAGCGCATCCGCGCAGTCAGCGGTTGTGCCCCCACCCTGGTGCCTCTTGACATCACCAATGGCGAGGCCGTCGACCGACTGGGTGGCACCATCGCCGAGCGCTATGGCCACCTTGATGTGCTGGTGGGCAATGCCGCCTTGCTCGGCGATCTCAGTCCCCTCTCCCATATCGAGCCACGCGCCTGGGATCGGGTGCTCGAGGTCGATCTCAGCGCCAACTGGCGCCTGATCCGTGCCACCGACGCGCTATTGCGTGCTGCCAACGCCGGCCGCGCTATCTTCGTAACCTCGGGCGTAGCTTCGCGGCCACGTGCCTATTGGGGGGCCTATGCTGTTGCCAAGGCAGGACTAGAAGCGCTGGTGCGCATCTATGCCGCCGAAGTCGCCAAGAGCAAGGTCCGCGTCAACGCTCTGGATCCTGGCAAGGTGCGCACCGCCATGCGTGCCAAAGCCATGCCTGGAGAGGACCCGGAGACGTTACTGACACCCGACGCCGTCACCGATGCCTTCCTCGCCCTCGCCGGCCCCGACTGTGAGCACAACGGTGACGTGGTCAAGGCGCAGTGA
- the purF gene encoding amidophosphoribosyltransferase, whose protein sequence is MAPHHPWDDNKLREKCGIFGVYGHPEAGAHTALGLHALQHRGQEASGIVSYDGRVFHAHRGMGHVGDIFSDPAVITQLQGDSAIGHNRYSTQGDTVLRNVQPIFADLAGGGLAIAHNGNLTNALEVRRQLVQRGCIFQSTMDSEVIVHLIATSLASGFMTRLVDALRQLQGAYSLIILTDQAMIGVRDHCGVRPLTIGALDGGTVLASESCALDIIGATVVRDVEPGEVVVIDKAGIRSTKPFGSARSQFCIFEYIYFSRPDSVVEGRSVYSARKRIGAELARESGVPCDLVVPVPDSGVPAAIGYAEEAGVPFELGIIRNHYVGRTFIEPTDSIRHLGVKLKHNANRATLAGKRVVLVDDSIVRGTTSTKIVQMVREAGAAEVHMRIASPPTTFSCFYGVDTPKREDLLASQMGIDAMATHIGADSVRYITIDGLYRAMGKASRDDQQPQFCDACFTGEYPIPLVDRDGGEGSSQLSLLAEGT, encoded by the coding sequence GTGGCCCCGCATCATCCCTGGGATGACAACAAGCTCAGAGAAAAGTGTGGAATATTCGGCGTTTACGGCCATCCTGAGGCCGGTGCCCACACGGCATTGGGCCTACATGCCCTGCAGCACCGCGGCCAGGAAGCCTCCGGCATCGTTAGCTACGATGGCCGCGTCTTCCACGCCCACCGCGGCATGGGGCATGTCGGCGACATTTTTTCCGATCCGGCCGTGATAACCCAGCTCCAAGGCGACAGCGCTATCGGGCACAACCGCTATTCCACACAGGGCGATACCGTGTTGCGCAACGTGCAGCCGATCTTCGCAGACCTGGCCGGTGGCGGTCTCGCCATCGCCCACAACGGCAATCTGACCAACGCGCTCGAAGTGCGGCGCCAACTGGTTCAACGCGGCTGCATCTTCCAGTCGACCATGGACTCCGAGGTCATCGTCCACTTGATCGCCACCAGCCTAGCCAGCGGTTTTATGACCCGCCTAGTCGATGCGCTACGCCAGCTCCAGGGCGCATACTCCCTGATCATACTCACCGACCAGGCGATGATCGGGGTGCGCGATCACTGCGGCGTACGGCCGCTCACGATCGGCGCGCTCGACGGTGGCACCGTCCTCGCCTCCGAGAGCTGCGCCCTCGATATCATCGGCGCCACGGTCGTGCGCGATGTCGAGCCGGGCGAGGTGGTGGTGATCGACAAAGCCGGCATTCGCAGCACCAAGCCGTTCGGCTCTGCGCGCTCGCAGTTCTGTATCTTCGAATACATCTATTTCTCGCGCCCCGACAGCGTCGTCGAGGGCCGCAGCGTCTATAGCGCACGTAAGCGCATCGGCGCAGAGTTGGCACGCGAGAGCGGCGTGCCCTGCGATCTCGTCGTGCCGGTGCCGGATTCCGGGGTGCCTGCGGCCATCGGCTACGCCGAGGAGGCGGGTGTGCCCTTCGAGCTCGGCATCATCCGCAACCACTATGTCGGACGCACGTTCATCGAGCCGACGGATTCGATCCGCCATCTCGGGGTTAAGCTCAAGCACAATGCCAATCGCGCCACGTTGGCGGGCAAGCGGGTGGTCTTGGTCGATGATTCGATTGTGCGAGGCACCACCTCGACCAAGATTGTGCAGATGGTGCGCGAGGCCGGCGCCGCAGAAGTGCATATGCGCATTGCTAGCCCGCCAACGACGTTTTCCTGTTTCTACGGTGTCGATACGCCGAAGCGCGAGGACTTGCTGGCCTCACAAATGGGAATAGACGCAATGGCGACGCACATCGGCGCCGATTCAGTGCGCTACATCACCATCGACGGGCTCTATCGCGCCATGGGCAAGGCCTCGCGCGATGACCAGCAGCCACAATTCTGCGATGCCTGTTTCACCGGTGAATATCCGATTCCGCTGGTCGATCGCGACGGCGGCGAGGGGTCCTCTCAACTGTCTCTACTTGCCGAGGGCACCTGA